A single Loxodonta africana isolate mLoxAfr1 chromosome 12, mLoxAfr1.hap2, whole genome shotgun sequence DNA region contains:
- the TRIP6 gene encoding thyroid receptor-interacting protein 6 produces the protein MSGPTWLPPKQPESSRAPQGRVFPRGPPGPPVAHGAALQPHPRVNFCPLPSEQCYQAGGGPEDRGPAWGGSHGAPQRPQGLPLDRGGLGPGSLDAEIDSLTSMLAELDGGRGHVPRRPDRQAYEPLQPPAYRTGSLKPNGGGVPSLQLPASPYGGPTPASYATASTPAGPAFPVQVKVAQPVRGCGPPRRGASQASRPLLGPHFPLPSRGEVWGAGYRSHREPGPGGKEEAARVPGPAGGGRGGRYGSQVPLSQPPEEELERLTKKLVHDMNHPPSGEYFGRCGGCGEDVVGDGAGVVALDRVFHVGCFVCSTCRAQLRGQHFYAVERRAYCESCYVATLEKCSMCSQPILDRILRAMGKAYHPGCFTCVVCHRGLDGIPFTVDATSQIHCIEDFHRKFAPRCSVCGGAIMPEPGQEETVRIVALDRSFHIGCYKCEECGLLLSSEGECQGCYPLDGHILCKSCSAWRIQELSATVTTDC, from the exons ATGTCGGGGCCCACCTGGCTCCCCCCGAAGCAGCCGGAGTCCTCCAGAGCTCCTCAGGGGAGAGTGTTCCCTCGAGGACCCCCAGGGCCACCGGTGGCCCACGGAGCAG CACTCCAGCCCCACCCCAGAGTCAATTTTTGCCCCCTCCCATCTGAGCAGTGTTACCAGGCCGGAGGGGGACCAGAGGATCGGGGGCCAGCCTGGGGGGGGTCCCATGGAGCACCCCAGCGCCCGCAG GGGCTCCCCCTAGATAGAGGGGGCTTGGGCCCAGGAAGTCTGGATGCTGAGATAGATTCGCTGACCAGCATGCTGGCTGAGCTGGATGGGGGTCGTGGTCACGTGCCAAGGCGACCAGACCGACAG GCTTATGAGCCCCTTCAGCCCCCTGCCTACCGCACGGGCTCCCTGAAGCCGAACGGAGGGGGTGTTCCATCCCTGCAGCTCCCAGCATCCCCCTATGGAGGTCCCACTCCGGCCTCCTATGCTACTGCCAGCACCCCTGCTGGCCCTGCCTTCCCTGTGCAGGTGAAGGTGGCACAACCAGTGAGAGGCTGTGGCCCACCCAGGCGGGGGGCCTCTCAGGCTTCTAGGCCCCTCCTGGGGCCCCACTTTCCTCTTCCCAGCCGAGGTGAAGTCTGGGGGGCTGGCTATAGGAGCCACCGGGAGCCAGGGCCAGGGGGTAAAGAGGAGGCTGCCAGGGTCCCTGGCcctgcaggaggaggaagaggaggcaggTACGGGTCCCAG GTCCCCCTGAGCCAGCCTCCAGAGGAGGAGCTTGAGAGGCTGACCAAGAAGCTGGTGCATGACATGAATCACCCACCCAGCGGGGAGTACTTTG GCCGGTGTGGGGGTTGCGGAGAAGATGTGGTGGGGGATGGGGCCGGAGTGGTCGCCCTTGACCGAGTCTTCCATGTTGGCTGCTTTGTCTGTTCTACGTGCCGGGCCCAGCTTCGGGGCCAGCATTTCTATGCTGTGGAGAGGAGGGCGTACTGTGAGAGCTGCTATGTG GCCACCCTGGAGAAGTGCTCCATGTGCTCCCAGCCCATCCTGGACCGGATCCTTCGGGCTATGGGGAAGGCCTACCACCCTGGCTGTTTCACCTGTGTGGTGTGTCACCGTGGCCTCGATGGCATCCCCTTCACGGTGGATGCCACCAGCCAGATCCACTGCATTGAGGACTTCCACAG GAAGTTTGCTCCACGATGCTCAGTATGTGGCGGGGCCATCATGCCTGAGCCAGGGCAGGAGGAGACTGTGCGAATTGTTGCTCTGGATCGAAGTTTTCATATTGGCTGTTACAAGTGTGAG GAGTGTGGGTTGCTGCTCTCCTCTGAGGGTGAGTGTCAAGGCTGCTACCCACTGGACGGACACATCTTGTGCAAGTCCTGCAGCGCCTGGCGCATCCAGGAGCTCTCAGCGACCGTCACCACTGACTGCTGA